A genomic segment from Corylus avellana chromosome ca5, CavTom2PMs-1.0 encodes:
- the LOC132180701 gene encoding uncharacterized protein LOC132180701: MLGRSALSRTGSFRPENLGQNALALIGNLCFTMFVLGVLIFTIIAATYEPEDPLFHPSTKITTFLTSNSNATFKSDNTVVKTGEDFMAANQTAFDAFINLTDVERITQTVDPGVGTTIENEVTSCENNMDSPVDCRDSEVFHMMMRATIEQFKDIHFYRFGKPVRGSNDTTCDMAWRFRPKDGKTAAFYKDYRRFVISRSENCTLSVVGIGDYHTGVNARKRKKNQKPEFEKTRAKQEQVISLPVVGEAVNDSLPVVESEGSFSRGKYLLYTGGGDRCKSMNHYLWSFLCALGEAQYLNRTLVMDLSICLSSIYGSSNQNEEGKDFRFYFDFEHLRESASVLDQDQFWSDWKQWQKKDGLNLYLVEDFKVTPMKLSEVKDALIMRKFGSVEPDNYWYRVCEGETESVVQRPWHLIWKSRRLMDIVSAIASRLNWDYDSVHIVRGEKARNRELWPNLATDTSPDVLLSTLRDKIEDGRNLYIATNEPDKSFFDPLKDKYSTHFLDEYKDLWDENSEWHSEMKKLNNGNSVEFDGYMRVSVDTEVFLRGKKQIETFNDLTNDCKDGINTCTASAS; the protein is encoded by the coding sequence ATGTTGGGACGGTCCGCGCTATCGAGAACCGGAAGCTTCCGGCCGGAGAATTTGGGCCAGAATGCCTTGGCATTGATTGGAAATCTTTGCTTCACTATGTTTGTGCTTGGTgtattaatttttacaattattgCCGCCACTTATGAACCCGAAGACCCTTTGTTTCACCCATCAACCAAGATCACCACATTTCTCACATCCAACTCCAATGCCACTTTTAAGTCTGATAACACGGTTGTGAAGACCGGTGAGGATTTCATGGCCGCAAACCAAACCGCATTCGACGCGTTTATCAACCTAACAGATGTCGAAAGGATAACTCAAACTGTAGACCCTGGTGTAGGTACCACCATTGAAAACGAAGTGACCTCATGTGAAAACAATATGGATAGCCCGGTAGATTGCAGGGACTCTGAGGTGTTCCATATGATGATGAGGGCCACTATAGAACAGTTTAAGGATATTCATTTTTACAGGTTTGGGAAACCAGTTCGTGGGTCTAATGATACCACCTGTGATATGGCATGGCGGTTTAGGCCTAAGGATGGGAAGACTGCTGCCTTTTATAAGGATTATAGGAGGTTTGTGATTTCAAGGTCCGAGAATTGTACCCTTAGTGTGGTTGGGATTGGGGATTACCACACGGGTGTGAATgcgaggaagaggaagaagaatcagAAACCCGAGTTTGAGAAGACACGAGCGAAGCAAGAACAGGTTATTTCATTGCCTGTTGTTGGGGAGGCTGTGAATGATTCCCTTCCTGTTGTTGAGTCTGAAGGTTCGTTTAGCCGTGGGAAGTACCTGCTTTATACGGGCGGTGGAGATAGATGCAAGAGCATGAACCATTACTTGTGGAGTTTCTTGTGTGCATTGGGTGAAGCTCAGTACTTGAACCGAACATTGGTTATGGATCTGAGTATATGTTTATCTTCAATTTACGGTTCATCGAATCAGAATGAGGAAGGGAAAGATTTTAGGTTTTACTTTGACTTTGAGCATTTGAGAGAGTCGGCATCTGTGTTGGACCAGGATCAGTTTTGGTCGGATTGGAAACAATGGCAGAAGAAAGATGGATTAAATCTCTATCTTGTGGAGGATTTTAAGGTCACACCCATGAAACTCTCAGAAGTGAAAGATGCTTTGATTATGAGAAAGTTTGGGTCTGTGGAGCCGGATAACTACTGGTATAGGGTATGTGAAGGAGAGACGGAGTCCGTTGTTCAACGACCATGGCATTTGATATGGAAATCAAGACGGTTGATGGATATAGTGTCAGCTATTGCATCGAGGTTGAATTGGGATTATGATTCTGTTCATATTGTGAGAGGGGAGAAGGCAAGGAACAGAGAGCTCTGGCCGAATCTTGCTACAGATACTTCACCTGATGTACTTCTCTCAACCCTGAGGGACAAGATTGAAGATGGGAGGAACCTTTATATTGCAACAAATGAACCTGATAAGTCCTTCTTTGACCCTTTGAAGGACAAGTATTCCACTCATTTCCTTGATGAGTACAAGGATCTTTGGGATGAGAATAGTGAGTGGCACTCAGAGATGAAGAAACTTAACAATGGCAATTCAGTTGAATTTGATGGTTACATGAGGGTGTCGGTTGATACAGAAGTGTTCTTGAGAGGAAAGAAGCAGATCGAAACTTTCAATGATCTCACCAACGATTGCAAGGATGGTATCAACACCTGCACTGCTTCGGCCAGCTAA
- the LOC132180702 gene encoding U-box domain-containing protein 4, with amino-acid sequence MGQEGTVTVEAREQEGEEEVDSVETWNQRKQAQILQLSEKLNHGDLESQIEAARDIRKLVRKSSSSSSSSSSSSSSSSSMKTRSRLAAAGVIQPLVFMLVSPSLDAREASLLALLNIAVRNERNKVKIATAGAIPPLVELLKFRNSSIRELATAAILTLSAAAPNKPTIVASGAAPLLVQILCSGSVQGKVDAVTALHNLSTCTEEDYSAILDPRAVPPLINLLKECKKYSKFAEKTTALLEILSKSEEGRIAISNSDGGILTLVETVEDGSLVSTEHAVGALLSLCQSCRDKYRELILNEGAIPGLLRLTVEGTAEARERAHTLLDLLRDSPQEKRLASSVLERIVYDIAARVDGADKAAETCKRLLQDMVQRSMEHSLSCIQHRAASCTSSDIPSA; translated from the exons atgggacAGGAAGGCACAGTAACAGTAGAAGCGAGAGAGcaagagggggaggaggaggTTGACTCAGTTGAGACATGGAACCAGAGGAAGCAGGCCCAGATACTGCAACTCTCCGAGAAGCTCAACCATGGGGATCTCGAGTCCCAGATAGAAGCAGCCAGAGATATCAGAAAGCTGGTCAgaaaatcttcttcttcatcatcatcatcatcgtcgtcgtcgtcgtcgtcgtcttcGATGAAGACTCGCTCAAGATTGGCAGCAGCGGGTGTGATTCAGCCCCTTGTTTTCATGCTCGTCTCTCCCAGTCTGGATGCTCGGGAAGCCTCTCTCCTCGCCCTCCTCAACATCGCTGTACGGAACGAACG AAACAAGGTCAAGATAGCCACAGCTGGTGCCATCCCTCCTCTAGTGGAGCTCCTCAAGTTTCGAAACAGCAGCATTAGGGAATTAGCCACTGCTGCAATCTTAACACTCTCAGCTGCTGCACCAAACAAGCCCACTATTGTAGCTTCTGGAGCTGCACCTCTCCTGGTTCAAATCCTCTGTTCTGGAAGCGTTCAAGGAAAAGTTGATGCTGTTACAGCCCTACACAATCTCTCCACCTGCACGGAGGAGGACTACTCTGCGATTCTTGATCCAAGAGCAGTTCCACCTCTCATAAACCTCCTTAAAGAGTGCAAGAAGTATTCCAAATTTGCTGAAAAAACTACAGCCCTACTTGAAATCCTTTCCAAGTCTGAAGAAGGACGAATTGCAATCTCAAATTCTGATGGTGGGATTTTGACACTTGTAGAGACGGTTGAAGATGGATCTCTTGTCAGCACAGAACATGCAGTTGGAGCTTTACTCTCTTTGTGCCAAAGCTGCCGAGATAAATACCGGGAACTCATTCTTAATGAAGGGGCAATCCCAGGCCTTCTGCGACTGACTGTAGAGGGCACAGCTGAAGCTCGGGAGAGAGCCCATACACTTTTGGATTTGCTTAGAGATTCTCCCCAGGAAAAGAGATTAGCTTCCTCAGTTTTGGAGAGAATTGTTTATGACATTGCTGCACGGGTTGATGGAGCAGATAAAGCTGCTGAAACTTGCAAGAGGTTACTGCAAGACATGGTTCAAAGAAGTATGGAGCATAGCTTGAGCTGCATCCAGCATAGGGCTGCATCTTGTACATCGTCGGATATTCCATCTGCATAa